CTCAGCTCTCCCAAGCAGTGCTGGAGTTAGTGCTTGTAACCATAGGGCCACATTTCCAATCCAAGATTTCTGATATTTTTCCCCTTTGGCGCAGGGTATCCTGAATGTGCCCAGCACTCGGCTGTGCTTCTAAGCTAAGGATTCAGTGCTGTTCTTTAATTGGACCTAAAATTACTGTTTCATCAAGCTGGGAAAAGCCCTGGACCCTAACTGTTAGTAATCACATAGAGTGTTCCattttaaatagacttttttttttttcaggtgggtaaaactttgaaaataatgGTACTCTGTTTAAAATGGCCAGTGGCCAATGTGTAATCATTTTATAACTTCTAAACTTTGTGTCAGATATTATTTAAATTCTGTTCTCATCAGTCAGATCATTTTCAATTActaagagagtttttttttttaacccagatGGTCTATGGTAttctgattagaaaaaaaaaaaaaaaccataagaaAAACTTTCTCTTATTTATGAATGACAAAGCTACATGCAAAAGGTTTGTCTGTGCCATCCAAAAAGGTAgacactggccacatgtggctactgagcatttgaaatgtgtgtGGCTTGAACtggtaagtgtaaaatacaaagcatattctGAAAACTCAGGAcacaaaaaagatgtaaaatattccattagcaatttatatatcaattatatattgaaatgataatactTTGCATATACTGGgccaagtaaaatatattttaaagctaaCTTCATatgcttctttttactttttttaatgtggttgcTAGAAAATCTGAAATTCCGTATGTGGTTTTGCATTtatctattggacagtgctgggtTAAGTGATTACTCGGGGATAAGAGAAAGTATCAGTGCGAGTGGGATCAAGCAGCTCATAGCAGATACGGTCATCAGTGAAAAACGTTCTTTTTTCAACGATAAGGTGAAGTAGTCATGTGATGACAATTCTAccattttctcaaagttctgCCCTGTTGCCACTGTATTCATAAGAGCCCCAGGAAAAGGCATTTCCTCCTTAGGAGAGAGTCTCAGACTGATTTTTCACTACTCAGAAATGTGGGCCTGGAATGACATATCAAGAAGTCCCAACATTTCTAGCGTGGGTTGCAAAGCAGATGGCATGGTCCCGAGCGGTGGTCCCTCGTGCAGATCCCCCACCTCTGCCATTGGGCTGAGGGTTTACAGCGCAGCAGTGCAAAGCCAAAGGGCACCCACGAGTTCATTACATAATTCTCGGTAGCATGAGGCCAAGTGTGTATCTGCTCTGGGGGATGGTCGGCAGACTCTGTCAGGCAGACCACGGCCGTCATGATGATATTTTGACAGAGTGTGTGCTACAGGTTGTTCGTTTGGAAAAAGACTCACCAGgtatttttcctcccctttctccttcctctctctctctctcttttattttttttccccttttaaacaCTCTGGCATAATACTGAATGACTTTGTTTTTAAGCTGCCTTAGCCTTGCTTTGTGAAGAAAAAGCCTGAGTGTTCTTTCCCTGTAGGACACAAGTGTTATTTTTGGAGCAGAGATTCTTAGCCTGATCTTTGTCTAAACCAATTTCTGTTCTTTGTGAGGTCGTGGTCTGGGGCGGCTCTGAGTGATCTCTGTGGAGGGAAGCTTCCTGGCTTCATGAGGGAGCCTGGGCCGAGGTGTCGAAGGGCCACGCCTGGAACGTCACGGCTCGGGGTCTCCACACACAGCTCCTTCGCCTTCAGATTCCCCTTGTTAGGCTTGTCCCCTTGGAATAGTCTGGACCACATGATGTGAAGTGGTGTGATTTTCCTGCTGATGTCATTTCCCGGGATGTTTTGGGTCAAGGTGACCTTGTGCTTTTTAACTGGGTACTGTAGGCCACAGACTACTCAGAACCAAGAAAGCCATGGCTGGAGGATCTCTGTAGGCTGTAGAGGGTGTCGCCGGCTATGGGAGAGCCACAGCCCACTCTGAAGGCCACGACCTGGGTTCCCAAGGGCCTCTGGGAACATGTCTCGTGACTCGCAGCTCAGAGCAGCCCCTTCTGTAACCTGCTCTGGATCAGGCTGCCAGACACGAGGAGGAAAACCTCTGCAGCTTCTCAAAGCTCCTCTTCCTGACCTGTCATTCCTAGGAGTTTACTTAGCTTGCACCTGCTGGGAAACACGTAAAATCAGACACAGTTGAAAACACTGCTGtcagcaacaaataacacaccaCCTTAACGATGACTCCTTTCCTTTGGAAATTGGTAGCTGGGGATTCAGGGAGCAGGTGTGGATGAGAAAGGCCCCATGATGAACAGGTAGACCCTGCAGGTGTCCCAGACTGCTTTCCCCTCGGGGGGTGACCTGTGAGGCGCCCTTCCCTGGCCGGCTATGCATAGCCAGCAAAGCTTCTTACAAGAGAAACCTCTTTCCTCACCCTCCATCAGTCCCACCTGCAGACCCGAAGCTTCGCTGTAAATCCCGCAGAAGTCACTGCACCTTGGACCGGAGAGCAGCCAGCTGGCCCGGGCCTGACGGCGTCCCCGCCGCAGCCCCCCGTCCTTCCTTTTCTGTGCCGAGGGAGCACGCGATCGGTGCTCAGCCATGGTCGACATGGGGGGCCTGGACAACCTGATCGCCAACACGGCCTACCTGCAGGCGCGGAAGTCCTTGGATGTCGACAGCAAGGAGCTGCAGCGCCGACGCCGGACCCTGATGCTGCCCGGGCCGCAGAGCTGCGAGCAGCTCCTCCAGGCCCCGCCCAACGACTTCCACAGCCTGTGCGAGCAGCAGCCCATCGGCCGCCGCCTCTTCTGCGGCTTCCTAGCCACGGTGCCCGCGTACCAGGAGGCcgtgggcttcctggaggaggtgcagAGCTGGGAGCTGGCCGAAGAGGGTCCCGCCAAGGGCAGCACGCTGCAGGGGCTGATGGCCACTTGTGCGGCCTCCCCGGGGCGCCCACACCCCTTGCTCAGCCCAGCTCTGGTCACCAAGTGCCAAGCAGCCACCACGGAGGAAGAGCGAGCGTCCCTGGTGGAGCTGGCCAAGGCTGAGGCCATGGCCTTCTTGCAGGACCAGCCCTTCCTAGAGTTCCTGGCCAGCCCCTTCTATGACAAGTTTCTGCAGTGGAAAGTCTTTGAGATGCAACCGGTGTCAGACAAGTACTTCGAAGAGTTCCGGGTGCTGCGGAAAGGTGGTTTTGGGGAGGTAAGTGTTTCAGAACAGCCAGGCTGGAAGACGAAATAGACAGCATAATAGAGTTTTATTTTGcctcgtttttttgtttttttgttttttttcttttttatctcaaGGGAACTTAGAACTAATCTCAGTGCCACATGTGGAGAAAGAATTCCTAGCTTGCTCTCACGTCTTCTTTCCGGTCACCGCGTGAAATAAAATGAGAATGGCATAGAAAAAACTAACAAAATGTGGAACTGGCCAAGAATCTTTATCGTGGGGTCTACAACAGGCAGGCACACACTGAAATGCCCCTTTGGTGAATGATAGCAACAAACAATGGGAGATCCCCCTTTCCCCTTAATTGTGGTCATGGAGGTAATTTGAGAAAAACTTCAGAGAGCTAAGAAAACACTCATCTTGAATTAAAGCCTGGAATCCGTTTTGCACCAATGCTGtgctcagctttcttttttttaagttgaaaagaaTTCTTTAAGGTAAAAGTCACATTACCCATTAACCATTTTAGAGTGTACAATTTAATAGCATTTGGtacattacaatgttgtgtaactatcatctctatctagttccaagatACTTTCATCACCCCTGTGCCCATTAACAATTACTacccatttcccccactcccccgacccacccagcccctggccaccactgggctgctttctgtctctatggatttgccgaTTCTGGTGTGTCATAtcaatggagtcatacagtatttgagcttttgtggctggcttctttcactgcgCGTAAGGTTCGGAGGTTCattcacattgtagcatgtatcagtacttcattcctttttagggctgaataacattccgttGTATGGGAATACTACATTCAATTcatgtatccattcatctattggtggacagttgggttgtttccaccttttggctagcgtgaatagtgctgctgtgaacatttatgtacaagaaTTTGTCTGAATACCTGCTTTCGTTTCTCTTTCGTATATGTCTaggggtggaattgctaggtcTTAGGGCAATTCTGTGTTTAACGTTTTGAGAAATCACCAAACTCTTCCAAGTTTTAAGTTCCCACCAGCAACACGTGAGGGTTTCAatgtctccacatccttgccaggacttgttatttttcctttttttttttttttttaattatggctCACATAGTGGaggtgaagtgatacctcactgtggtccCAGCTCTATCTCAAAGAATCCTTCTCACTCACAGCTTCTCTTTTCTCAGAAGCCTGCCGTCTTTCCACCTTGGTGGTTTTCTGCTCCTCCACCCCCTGTATCCCCCCTCCCCTTGCTGTCTCCAGTGCTGTctacttcttcctctccctttctttctctccttaagGTATGTGCTGTCCAGGTGAAAAACACCGGCAAGGTGTATGCCTGTAAGAAACTGGGCAAGAAGCggctgaagaagaaaaatggtGAGAAAATGGCTCTCTTGGAAAAGGAAATCTTGGAGAGGGTCAGCAGCCCTTTCATTGTCTCTCTGGCCTATGCCTTTGAGAGCAGGTGCCATCTCTGCCTGGTTATGAGCCTGATGAATGGGGGAGACCTCAAGTTCCACATTTACAGCGTGGGCGAGCAGGGCCCGGACATGAGCAGGGTGGTCTTCTACTCGGCCCAGATGACCTGCGACATGTTGCACCTCCACTCCCTCAGCATCGTCTACCGGGACCTGAAGCCCAAGAATGTGCTTCTGGACGACGTTGGCAACTGCAGACTGTCCGACCTGGGGCTGGCTGTGGAGATCCAGGATGGCAAGCCCATCATCCAGAGGGTGAGTGGCTCTCCATGGGCCCAAAGGTGGGGCACAGAGtcggagaggaggggagagggccgTTCTATTCCCAGGGCAAGCAGAACCTTGGACTTAATGCTTCTAATTTCCTTGTTCTTAAAGCCCTTATGTTGTCATCTTGCCTTAAGTGGAGTGCTATAAGAGAATTAGCTTAACTGGCTATTTGGGGGCTACTTTGCTTTCCTCTCACTAGAAGCAGAGGGGAGCCTTCTTTGTGAGTTGGAGATGATCTGTGCCTTCACCGTGAGATGGTAAGAGCTGAAGCCGTAGCCAGGATCTAGGTATGTCCCACCAATAACCACCTCCCTGGTGCCATGTTCCTGAGTCAATAgagccttggttttcttttcCGGAAAATTTTAGGGGCTGGACCTTAAAATTTCAGGATTCTACGAGGTAAAATTTAATAGGATAAGAAATAGAAGAAACCCCAGCACTTAGCACATTAAAGTAAATATCTCCTTTTCTGTTGAGTGTGCACTGGGGGAATGTTTTACATTGAACAAAggtgaaattttaaatgaaaatatatatacaagacAACAAAGGCAATTGATGTTTATTTTGGTCAATTTGGTTCAAGGTGATGGCAGAGAATTCTTTGATTAAAAAGGGAATTATAATTAAGCAATTATGTTAAGCGAACAATACAAAAATCTCTCGAATTCTGACAATTCTTTACCACTGAGTTTCTGTGCACAAAGGTGGGAGGATTCCCAGGAAGATAAGGACCCAAGTCAGATTCCTAAATATCCACCTAAAACTTGGTTTTTGCACAGTTTCCAGCTTACAACTCAGAGATGACAATCAGGCAAGGAAGTGAGAAAAATCATGGCAAGTTTGGGAAACCGCAGGTGAATTTATGTGGCTATAATGTAAGGAATGTTGACAAGATGTGTAGGGCTCAGATCATGCAAAGGCATTGGAATTCTTTCTTGTGAGGGACAAGAagccattgaagggttttaagaAAGGGAATGGTGTGATTAGACTTGCATGTTTTAAACACCAATTTGGATTGTAGATGAGAGGCAGAGGAGCTAGTTAGGAGGCGGATGCGGTGGCTCAGGAAGAGATGATGAGGCCTGTATAAGACAGTGGGATTGAAGAAGTGGGAATAAAGCGGAGCTGTTGGAAAGAGACCTGTTGGGACTTCAGGACCAGCTGGGTATGAGGGTAAGTGATGCAGAAGGTCTCTAGCTCCAGTGACTAGAAAGAGGAGCAGAATTATGGGAAAGCTGGTAAGTTTAATTGTCAGTGTGGTGTATATGAGGCTCCTATGTGACAGGCAGGTAGACATTTAGATAAAGATCTGGTGCtctgctgaaaggtcagagcTAGACATTGGGATTTGGAGTCATCATGACTTGGGAAGCAGCAGACACCACTGGGTCATTTGGGAAACAGTGGAGGAAGAGGACCAGGGATGGTAGCTAAGGAACATCAACATGTAGGGGGTGTTGAAGAAAAGGGGCCTTGAAGAGGTTAAAGAAGTAGGACGAGAGTGACAGAGTCATGTGAGCCGTATCAGTTAAGGGTTGATTTCAGCAGCATATCATAGAAAACCCAAATAATAGTGGATTAAACAAGAGAGGGGGTTATTTTTCTTATGTAACAAGTAGTGTGGAGATAAGCGTGGTTGGTATTAGTTCTGCAGCTCCAGGATAATGGAATCGACATCTCTGTCATTTTGGCCTTTTCGACATGTGCAAGATGGCTGCCCTAGCCCCAGCCATCAGGTCCATGTTCCAggcaggagaaaggaggaaaggtcAGGAGTAAATAGGCATGCACGCAGCAACCAAATATGTCTCCGAATATGAACTTCCTTGGAAGGCCCATCTGACAGCTTCCATTTAAATCTCATTGGCTAGAACTATTATCTGGCCACCCCGCCTGTAGGGGAAGCtgataaatgactttttttttttttcggaagGAGAAACGCAGGATATGGAGCAGGTAACTGGCAGCCTCCTCCACAGGAGCCAAAGGAGAAGAGGATTTAAGGGAGGAGAGTGGTCAGCACTGTCGAGTGCTGCCAAGAGGTCAGGCAGGCTGTGGGATTTGACAGTCAGGAAACCACAGTGTCCTCAGTAAGAGTGATGCTCAAGGTCAGAACTCAGACTGTGGAGGTTGGATTGACCTGGGAGTAGAGAGTGAgacaaaggaaggagggaggctggTCACTACAgggggacacagggaggaggatgGAGTTTTAAGGAGGGGAGATTTAGATGCTGAGACAAGAATCAGGAGAGAAAGTGCTGGTTCTGTAGGAAGGAGAGGCTGAATGAGGGTGGAGAAACCGAGGAAGAGGTGGGGATGGGATGGAGGACTTCCGTATCACTGTCTCCTAAGTTGGGGTGGAAGAAGCGGGAAGATGGCGGGGAAGCAGAGTGTTTGCCTCCGTGGGACTTTGCTATGAAAACAGGAacgctgtgggacttccctgctggtgcagtggttgagaattcgcctgccagtgcaggggacacgggttcgagccctggtccgggaagatcccacatgccgcggagcaactaagcccgtgtgccacaactactgagcctgagctctagaacccgtgagccacaactactgagcccgcgaaccacaactaccgaagcccacgcgcctagagcctgtgctccgcaacaagagaagccaccacaatgagaagcccatgcaccacaacaaagagtagcccccgctcgctgcaactagagaaagcccgcgcgcaacaacgaagacccaacacaaccaaaaataaataaataaaaataaaatttaaaaaaaaaaaacaaaaaacggaaacGTCGTGAATCCATGTCTGTCTATGCATGAAAATACCAAAGTGTATTTCTTCAGGATTTTGAATTCACATTGTCACTTGTGCAGAGGAGAAGTGTTCCTTCTGAGTGTCTCATAGGCATGTATCATGCTAATGGGTGGTACATCTCCACCTCGCTGAAGGTCGAGGAGACACATAGCTCTGTCTCTTGTAAATCCTTTCTCAgtcttcctccagctctattcATGGGCCAAGAGAATATTTAAAGACAGTTCCTTCAGTGGCTCCTGTGTCCAGCTGTCTGACTCTTTTGGAAACTGGAGGACGCTTTCCGTGCCTCCTCAGTATTGTCCTCTATAATGAATGCAGTTGGTGGAGAAGTTTACTCACTAGAGACCTCTCGCCCTTTTGCCTTTCCTGAGTCCCTCTTTGTCCCATGAGACCAAACTTCTGGGTTTAGACCACTTGCCCCAGTCCTCAGACCTGCCTCCAAAGCCCAGGGGACCCTCAGGAAgggtgcagggtggggaggggaagagtcAGAGAGAAAGTATagaagccataaaaagaaagacagagacaaggAAAGCATCCCTCTTTCACTGTTTACCCCTCCACATAGGTAAATAGAGCCCCTCGGTTTCCTGTTTACTGTAGCTCCCACACATGTAACTGGGCCCCCAAGTGGATTTTAAGGTCATTATACTCACaacatttcacagaagaaatgaaaaggaacatATTTACAGGGCTTCTGTAACCACTAACATTGTTGTGATGTCAAGATACTGTATAAAGAATTACTGTGAACGTTATGAAGAAGGTGTGAGGGAAAAGTCACCCTGATTATGAAGGTTGATACCTGCCTGGACTCTGTGCAATCCTTCCAGAAAAGTTAAGGCATCGTGGCTTTGGAGACATGGCTAGCTGCTTCTCATTCAGCTACTCATTCAGTCTTTTGTAAGCTAGCACTGCTTTCTGCTACGTATGAAAGAATACCAGATTCTCAACAATTTCAGTGCCAAGGTCTCTGTGAAAATCTCCTGGCCTTTTCCTCCTGTCACAAGATGGCTTTTGCAACTCCAAACATCAAGTCCACATTCCAGGAtggaagaaaggaggagaaaggagaatgTTAACAGACTCTGCTTACACCCCATTGGCCAGGACCATGCCACATGTTCACCTCTAGCTGTAAGGGAGCCTGGAAAATAGTTTTCCATTCTCCAGCCTCTATTGCAGGGGATGATAAGGGAGATGGGGAGTGAGATTAAATGTTGAATGAGCTGACAGCATCTGTCACCAGCccccaggaaaaaaatattgataaagatGAGGAAATCTGGTTCAGTTTTTAACTCACACAGGCATTAAAATTAGCAAATAATTGTTACAATGGTGTGGTAGGTAGAATTCTAAGATGACCTCCAATGACCCTTGCCCTTGTATAATTTTTTCCCATTGACTTGTGGGCAAGACCTGTGAATATGGTGAGATATCACTCCCGTGACTGTATTACATTATAAGGCAAAATGGATTTTGAAGATGCATTTATGGTTACTAATCAGTTGATTTTGAGTtactcaaaagagaaattaaccaAGTGGGGCTGACCTAATCACATGAGTCCTTTAAATATGGGTATAGAGGTCAGAGACAGCAGAACTCAGAAACTGAAAGCATGAGAGGGCTTCAACacaccattgctggctttgaagatggagtgaACCACATGGCAAGGAATGTAGGTGGTCTCCAGAGCTGAGAGCTGCCTCTGAATGACATCCAGAAACAGCAGGGACCTCAGTCTTACAAGCACAATGAAC
Above is a window of Eschrichtius robustus isolate mEscRob2 chromosome 6, mEscRob2.pri, whole genome shotgun sequence DNA encoding:
- the GRK7 gene encoding rhodopsin kinase GRK7, with product MVDMGGLDNLIANTAYLQARKSLDVDSKELQRRRRTLMLPGPQSCEQLLQAPPNDFHSLCEQQPIGRRLFCGFLATVPAYQEAVGFLEEVQSWELAEEGPAKGSTLQGLMATCAASPGRPHPLLSPALVTKCQAATTEEERASLVELAKAEAMAFLQDQPFLEFLASPFYDKFLQWKVFEMQPVSDKYFEEFRVLRKGGFGEVCAVQVKNTGKVYACKKLGKKRLKKKNGEKMALLEKEILERVSSPFIVSLAYAFESRCHLCLVMSLMNGGDLKFHIYSVGEQGPDMSRVVFYSAQMTCDMLHLHSLSIVYRDLKPKNVLLDDVGNCRLSDLGLAVEIQDGKPIIQRAGTNGYMAPEILMEKASYSYPVDWFAMGCSIYEMVAGRTPFKDYKEKVSKEDLKQRTLKEEVRFQHDNFTEEAKDICRLFLAKTPEQHLGSREKSDDPRKHHFFKTINFPLLEAGLVEPPFVLDPSVVYAKDIDEIEDFSEVRGVEFDDKDTQFFQRFATGAVPVAWQEEIIETGLFAKLNDPNRPAGCGEGDSSKSGICLLL